In one Streptomyces sp. NBC_01241 genomic region, the following are encoded:
- a CDS encoding SDR family NAD(P)-dependent oxidoreductase yields MIDKSVYGPWAVVAGGSEGVGASFAHRLADAGINLVLVARKPGPLRQTADEVRAKGVEVRTLELDLLDPGALASIRKATDDVEVGLLIFNAGANSYGHEFVSSDLDRVQGVIDLNITAQLALSHHFGASMKERGRGGIMLVGSLSGYLGQAQISIYSAAKAFSRVFVEGLWLELEPYGVHVLELVLGVTRTPAMERAGLRMDLPGLRVAEPDDVAEEGLAHLADGPVWVAGGNQTAAEKRSGFPRAGLVRGAHEASRRLLPGS; encoded by the coding sequence ATGATCGACAAGAGCGTGTACGGGCCGTGGGCGGTCGTCGCCGGAGGATCCGAAGGCGTGGGGGCCTCCTTCGCGCACCGGCTCGCCGACGCCGGAATCAACCTGGTCCTCGTCGCACGCAAGCCGGGACCGCTGCGGCAGACCGCCGACGAGGTCCGCGCGAAGGGCGTCGAGGTGCGCACCCTCGAACTCGACCTCCTCGACCCCGGCGCACTGGCGTCGATCCGCAAGGCGACCGATGACGTCGAGGTCGGGCTGCTGATCTTCAACGCGGGCGCCAACAGCTACGGCCACGAGTTCGTGAGCAGCGACCTCGACCGGGTCCAGGGCGTCATCGACCTCAACATCACCGCCCAGCTCGCCCTCTCGCACCACTTCGGCGCGAGCATGAAGGAGCGCGGCCGGGGCGGCATCATGCTGGTCGGCTCGCTCTCCGGCTACCTGGGCCAGGCACAGATCAGCATCTACTCCGCCGCCAAGGCGTTCAGCCGGGTCTTCGTCGAGGGGCTCTGGCTGGAGTTGGAGCCGTACGGCGTGCACGTCCTCGAACTGGTCCTCGGCGTGACCCGCACCCCCGCGATGGAGCGGGCCGGCCTGCGCATGGACCTGCCCGGACTGCGGGTGGCCGAGCCCGACGACGTCGCGGAGGAGGGCCTGGCCCATCTCGCCGACGGACCCGTGTGGGTCGCCGGAGGCAACCAGACGGCGGCCGAGAAGCGCAGCGGCTTCCCCCGCGCCGGACTCGTACGCGGCGCCCACGAGGCGTCCCGGCGCCTGCTCCCCGGCTCATGA